In Juglans microcarpa x Juglans regia isolate MS1-56 chromosome 8D, Jm3101_v1.0, whole genome shotgun sequence, the following are encoded in one genomic region:
- the LOC121243003 gene encoding uncharacterized protein LOC121243003, which translates to MSGAQGTMPPELKTPTTYESVPGGENKTKTDLRSKEDQGMIQVEKEQDKVDDDNIAGRVGAGPAFVFAKDQEKQDPGVTGTG; encoded by the coding sequence ATGTCGGGTGCACAAGGAACGATGCCGCCGGAGTTGAAGACTCCGACGACGTACGAGTCGGTGCCGGGCGGAGAGAACAAGACGAAGACAGACCTACGTTCAAAGGAGGATCAGGGTATGATTCAGGTAGAGAAAGAGCAGGACAAGGTCGATGATGATAATATTGCTGGAAGAGTTGGCGCTGGCCCTGCCTTTGTTTTCGCTAAAGACCAGGAGAAGCAGGACCCCGGCGTTACTGGGACCGGCTAA